In a genomic window of Dehalococcoidia bacterium:
- a CDS encoding cytochrome c oxidase subunit 3, which translates to METALAAEVHGLGPALKLRIRQWGLWLFFLSEAFLFGAVASSRFFLAGLEPGHVDQALGLAITSVLLTSSLTAYLAEAAAEEGDRTRLVRYLGATIVLGLLFMAGVGLEWSRAHFRPSDRFGTAFFAMTGLHSSHVASGILLLAIVLAHARAGRFLPAECACKRLWPWRWCPHPAPRPTREDIWPVEATVKYWHFVDVVWVFFYPILYLMSWPS; encoded by the coding sequence ATGGAGACGGCGCTGGCGGCGGAGGTCCACGGTCTCGGCCCGGCCCTGAAGCTGCGGATACGGCAGTGGGGCCTGTGGCTCTTCTTCCTGTCGGAGGCCTTCCTGTTCGGGGCGGTTGCCTCCAGCCGCTTCTTTCTGGCCGGCCTGGAGCCCGGACACGTCGACCAGGCCCTCGGGCTGGCCATCACTTCGGTGCTGTTGACCAGCTCGCTGACTGCCTATCTGGCCGAGGCCGCCGCCGAGGAGGGCGACCGGACGCGGCTGGTCCGCTACCTCGGCGCCACCATCGTCCTGGGGCTGCTGTTCATGGCCGGGGTGGGGCTGGAGTGGTCGCGGGCCCACTTCCGGCCCTCCGACCGCTTCGGCACCGCCTTCTTCGCCATGACGGGCCTGCATTCTTCGCACGTGGCCTCGGGCATCCTGCTGCTGGCCATAGTCCTGGCCCATGCCAGGGCCGGCCGCTTTCTGCCGGCGGAATGCGCCTGCAAGCGGCTCTGGCCGTGGCGCTGGTGTCCTCACCCTGCTCCGCGCCCGACGCGGGAAGATATCTGGCCGGTGGAGGCTACGGTCAAGTACTGGCACTTCGTGGACGTGGTCTGGGTCTTCTTCTATCCCATCCTCTACCTGATGAGCTGGCCCTCCTGA